A single region of the Pseudomonas mandelii genome encodes:
- a CDS encoding putative urea ABC transporter substrate-binding protein gives MLKLRLPALLAAAFAALVSLPSHAAQKDHFSVCWTIYAGWMPWEYAGSQGIVDKWAKKYGIKIDVVQLNDYVESINQYTAGQFDGCTMTNMDALTIPAAGGVDSTALIVSDFSNGNDGIVLKGDGKKVADLKGMDVNLVELSVSHYLLARALDSVDLTEKDLKVVNTSDADISAAFNTDQVNAVTTWNPMLSDIKAKPGVTEVFNSSQIPGEIMDMMVVNSATLKDNPALGKALTGAWFEVVALMNAKSGASKVALEHMAKASGTDLAGFQSQLDTTKLFATPKEALDFSTSKQLPETMRKVAEFSFQHGLLGEGAKDTSAVGMAFANGVTSGDKTNLKLRFDPTYVQMAADAKL, from the coding sequence ATGCTCAAGCTTCGTTTACCCGCCCTGCTCGCCGCTGCCTTCGCAGCCCTCGTGAGCCTCCCGTCCCACGCCGCTCAAAAAGACCACTTCAGCGTCTGCTGGACCATCTACGCCGGCTGGATGCCCTGGGAATACGCCGGCAGCCAAGGCATCGTCGACAAATGGGCGAAGAAGTACGGCATCAAAATCGATGTGGTGCAGCTCAATGACTACGTCGAATCCATCAACCAGTACACCGCCGGCCAGTTCGACGGTTGCACCATGACCAACATGGACGCGCTGACCATTCCGGCGGCCGGTGGCGTCGACAGCACCGCGCTGATCGTCAGCGACTTCTCCAACGGCAACGATGGCATCGTGCTCAAGGGCGATGGCAAGAAGGTCGCCGACCTCAAGGGCATGGACGTCAATCTGGTCGAACTGTCGGTGTCGCACTACCTGCTGGCCCGGGCGCTGGATTCGGTCGACCTCACCGAGAAAGACCTGAAAGTGGTCAACACCTCGGACGCCGATATCTCGGCCGCCTTCAACACCGATCAGGTCAACGCCGTCACCACCTGGAACCCGATGCTGTCGGACATCAAGGCCAAGCCCGGGGTGACCGAAGTCTTCAACTCCAGCCAGATCCCCGGCGAAATCATGGACATGATGGTGGTCAACAGCGCCACCCTCAAAGACAACCCGGCCCTGGGCAAAGCCCTGACTGGCGCCTGGTTCGAAGTGGTCGCGTTGATGAACGCGAAAAGCGGCGCCAGCAAGGTCGCACTCGAACACATGGCCAAAGCTTCGGGCACCGACCTGGCCGGTTTCCAGTCGCAACTCGACACCACCAAATTGTTCGCCACGCCCAAGGAAGCCCTGGACTTCTCCACCAGCAAGCAATTGCCGGAAACCATGCGCAAGGTCGCCGAGTTTTCGTTCCAGCACGGCTTGCTGGGTGAAGGCGCCAAAGACACCAGCGCCGTCGGCATGGCCTTCGCCAATGGCGTGACCAGCGGCGACAAGACCAACCTCAAGCTCCGCTTCGACCCGACCTACGTGCAGATGGCCGCTGACGCCAAGCTGTAA
- a CDS encoding ABC transporter permease, with amino-acid sequence MRLINRHPDRPSRLLLVILPFALVLFAYFMGSAERLTDNPNDKLLPSAVQMTDAVKRLAFTADTRTGEYLLWQDTASSLRRLAIGLGISALAGLCLGIAAGTLPLFGAPLSPLLTVLSMVPPLAILPILFIVFGLGELSKVMLIVIGITPCLARDLEQRAREIPVELLIKAQTLGASTWTLMLRVVLPQLLPRLLISLRLMLGSAWLFLIAAEAIASTDGLGYRIFLVRRYLAMDVILPYVVWITLLAWLMDWGLKHLTQRAFPWYEGARA; translated from the coding sequence ATGCGCCTGATCAATCGCCACCCGGATCGCCCGAGTCGTCTGCTGTTGGTGATCCTGCCGTTCGCCCTGGTGCTGTTCGCCTACTTCATGGGCTCGGCCGAGCGGCTGACGGATAACCCCAATGACAAGCTATTGCCGAGCGCCGTGCAGATGACCGACGCGGTGAAACGCCTGGCGTTCACTGCCGACACCCGCACCGGTGAATACCTGTTGTGGCAAGACACCGCGTCCAGCCTGCGCCGCCTGGCCATCGGCCTGGGCATCAGTGCGCTGGCCGGGCTGTGCCTGGGCATCGCCGCCGGAACGTTGCCGCTGTTCGGCGCGCCGTTGTCGCCGTTGCTGACGGTGTTGTCGATGGTGCCGCCACTGGCAATCCTGCCGATTCTGTTCATCGTCTTCGGGCTGGGGGAATTGTCGAAAGTGATGCTGATCGTGATCGGCATCACCCCGTGCCTGGCCCGTGATCTGGAACAGCGCGCCCGGGAAATTCCGGTCGAGTTGCTGATCAAGGCCCAGACCCTCGGCGCGTCGACCTGGACATTGATGCTGCGCGTGGTGCTGCCACAACTGTTGCCACGGCTGCTGATCTCGCTGCGGTTGATGCTCGGCTCGGCGTGGCTGTTTCTGATCGCCGCTGAAGCCATCGCCTCCACCGACGGCCTTGGCTATCGGATTTTTCTGGTGCGCCGCTACCTGGCGATGGACGTGATTCTGCCTTACGTGGTGTGGATCACCCTGCTCGCCTGGTTGATGGATTGGGGCCTCAAACACCTGACCCAACGCGCGTTCCCTTGGTATGAAGGAGCCCGCGCATGA
- a CDS encoding ABC transporter ATP-binding protein: MSFITVKNVWQQYADQVVLEGLNLNVNEGEFCTLVGASGCGKSTFLRLLLGQERASRGEILLDGQALAGEPDSSRGVVFQRYSVFPHLTVLDNVALGLELPRSPLLGRLFGSAKKDAREQASALLHKVGLGHSLDKYPAQLSGGMQQRLAIAQALIMKPRVLLLDEPFGALDPGIRKDMHALLLELWRETQLTVFMVTHDLSEGFSLGTRLLVFDKVRVDPHAPGAYGARITYDIPLNSDRRVNRAAVDALPAALAGTLRIA, translated from the coding sequence ATGAGCTTCATCACGGTAAAAAACGTCTGGCAGCAATACGCCGACCAAGTCGTGCTCGAAGGCCTGAACCTGAACGTCAACGAAGGTGAATTCTGCACCTTGGTCGGCGCGTCGGGTTGCGGCAAGTCGACCTTCCTGCGCCTGTTACTCGGCCAGGAACGCGCCAGTCGCGGCGAGATTCTGCTGGACGGTCAGGCCCTGGCCGGCGAACCGGATTCCAGCCGTGGCGTGGTGTTCCAGCGTTACTCGGTGTTCCCGCACCTGACCGTGCTCGATAACGTCGCCCTCGGCCTCGAACTGCCGCGCTCGCCCTTGCTCGGGCGCTTGTTCGGCAGTGCAAAAAAAGACGCCCGCGAACAGGCCTCGGCGCTGCTGCACAAGGTCGGCCTCGGCCATTCGCTGGACAAGTACCCGGCGCAGCTGTCCGGCGGCATGCAACAACGGCTGGCCATCGCCCAGGCGCTGATCATGAAACCCCGCGTGTTGCTGCTCGACGAACCGTTCGGCGCGCTCGATCCGGGCATCCGCAAAGACATGCACGCCTTGCTGCTGGAGCTGTGGCGCGAGACGCAACTGACGGTGTTCATGGTCACCCATGACCTGTCCGAAGGTTTCAGCCTCGGCACTCGTTTGCTGGTGTTCGACAAGGTCCGCGTCGACCCGCACGCCCCCGGTGCCTATGGCGCGCGCATCACTTACGACATCCCTTTGAACAGCGACCGCCGCGTCAACCGCGCCGCCGTCGATGCCTTGCCGGCTGCGCTGGCGGGCACGCTTCGTATCGCTTAG